The DNA region CTCGAACTCGATGTTGAGCGATTCCGAGTGACCGACGAACACCGGCACACGCACGCACGTCGCCGTAAGCTTGATCTTCGGATCGAGGATCTTCTTCGTCTCGGCGAGCATCTTCCATTCCTCTTTTGTGTACCCGTCCTCCATGAAGACGTCGATGTGAGGAATGCAGTTGAATGCGATCTGCTTGGTGAACTTGTTGGGCTCGACCTCCTGTCCAGGAACGTACTTGGACTTGGTCTGCGCCCACAGCTCGTCCATCGCCTCCTTGCCGGCGCCCGACACGGACTGATAGGTCGACACGACGACGCGCTTGATGCCGGCCGCTTCATGCAGCGGCTTCAAGACGACAACCATCTGCGCCGTCGAGCAGTTGGGATTGGCGATGATGTGCTTCTTCGTGAAACCCGTCACCGCATCCGCGTTGACCTCGGGCACGACGAGCGGCACGTCCTGATCATAGCGCCAGTGCGACGAGTTATCGATGACGACGCAGCCGGCCGCACCGATCTTCGGGCTCCAGACCTTGGACACCGCCGAGCCGGCCGACATCAGGCAGATGTCAGCCTTGGAAAAATCAAACTGCTCAAGGTCCTGGCATTTGAGGGTTTTGTCGCCGCACGAAACCTCGGTGCCGAGCGAACGGCGCGACGCGATCGCATAGATCTCGTCAGCGGGAAAGTTCCGCTCGGTGAGTACGTTCATCATCTCGCGTCCGACATTTCCGGTCGCGCCGACGACAGCGACTTTGTAGCCCATGGCTCAGGGTCCTTTTTGAGCCCGTCGGATATCTCCGACGGTAGCTAAAAATGCGTCGGAATATCCGACGGCGGGCTTCACTTACGCGCGCCAGCCCCCCCTTTCAAGGACCAATTCGCAGCCTACGCCCCCGCTGGAGGCAACCCTGGCGGCCAACTTGCAGGCCGGAACCCGGACACATGCGCGGTAATCGCCATTCAGCTCCACGTGCGTGGCGCCTCTATCCCGCGATTTGGGGGCAACTCCGCGCTCCCGCTTTGACAGGCGCGCCCGCATCACCTTAGCTCAGCCTCCCGCTGCCCGTCGAAAGGCCCTTCGTGACGATTCCCTCGACAGCACCTGCCTCCATCCCACCCGCCAACCAAGTCTGGCCCGAGGGTGTGACGCCGACA from Hyphomicrobium sp. CS1GBMeth3 includes:
- a CDS encoding aspartate-semialdehyde dehydrogenase, whose protein sequence is MGYKVAVVGATGNVGREMMNVLTERNFPADEIYAIASRRSLGTEVSCGDKTLKCQDLEQFDFSKADICLMSAGSAVSKVWSPKIGAAGCVVIDNSSHWRYDQDVPLVVPEVNADAVTGFTKKHIIANPNCSTAQMVVVLKPLHEAAGIKRVVVSTYQSVSGAGKEAMDELWAQTKSKYVPGQEVEPNKFTKQIAFNCIPHIDVFMEDGYTKEEWKMLAETKKILDPKIKLTATCVRVPVFVGHSESLNIEFERPITADEAREILRDAPGVLVVDKREPGGYVTPVEAAGEYPTYVSRIREDATVENGLALWIVADNLLKGAALNAVQIAETLVERNLLKAKAAA